A region of the Deinococcus planocerae genome:
ACGATTTCCACGGCAACCTCCTGCCGACGAGCTTCCGCGTGCCCGACCCCGCCGACCGCACGAAGACGGTCACCGTGCAGGCGGGCGGCATCGAGACCATCGGGGGCATCCTCGCCCAGACGCGCCAGGAAAACCCCAACACCGTCTTCGTGGGCGTGGGCGACATGACGGGCGCTTCCCCCCTGGTCAGCGGCCTGTTGCGCGACGAGCCCACCATCCTCGCGCTGAGTGAACTCGGCATGGCGGTCAACGTGGTGGGCAACCACGAGTTCGACTACGGCTACGCCGAGCTGCAACGCTTCCAGAAGGGCGGCTGCGACTCGAACGACCCTGGCCGCGCCTGCAAGTACGTCAACCCCTTCCCCGGCGCCTCCTACACCTACATCGGCGCGAACGTCGTGGACGAGAAGACGGGCGCGCTCGCCTTCCCCGCTTACAAGATCGTGCAGGTCGGCCCGGCGCGCGTCGCCTTCGTGGGCGCGGTGCTGAAAGACACCCCCACCGTCGTCACCCCCTCGGGCGTGGCGGGCCTGCGCTTCGAGGATGAGGTCGCCGCGATCAACCGGGTGATCCCGCAGATCAAGCGCGGCAACGTGGACGCCATCGTCGCCCTCGTCCACCAGGGAGGCGCGAGTCCCGACGCCTTCGACGTGGTGAACTGCAAGACGCTCACCGGCCCCATCGTGGACATCGCCAGGGGCCTCGACCCCGCCGTCAGCGCGATCATGACCGGCCACACCCACCGCGGCTACAACTGCCGGGTGCCCGGCCCGGACGGTCAGGAGCGCGTGGTGATCCAGGGCGACGCCTTCGGCCACCTCCTCCAGCGCCTCGACCTGAAGGTGGACACCCGCGCGAACCGGGTGGTCTCCGTCGAGTCGAGAAACGTCCTCGTGGACGCGGCGAACGGCCCCAAGGACGCCGCGATGACGACCATCGTGCAAAAGGCCAAGGCGATCACCGATCCGGTCGCCGGGCAGACCATCGCCACCCTCGGCGTCGAGCAGATCACCCGCGCCCAGAATCCGGCGGGCGAGAGCCCGCTCGGCGACGTGATCGCCGACTCGCAGCTCGCCGCGACCCGCGCCCCCGAGAAGGGCGGCGCCGTGATCGCGTTCATGAACCCCGGCGGCATCCGCGCCGACCTGCCCGCCAACGTGCCCAACCCTGGCCGCCGGGTGACGTACGGCGACACCTTCGCGGTGCAGCCCTTCGGAAACATCCTGGCCGTGATCACGCTGACGGGCGCCCAGATAGGGGCCGTGCTGGAGCAGCAGTTCGACAACCCCTCCGCCGGGCAAAACCGCATCCTCCAGGTCAGCGAGGGCTTCGCCTACACCTGGGACAACGCCCGGCCCAAGGGCGAGAAGGTCGTGGGCATCACCCTGAACGGCCAGCCCCTCGACCCCGCGGCGAGCTACCGCGTCACCGTCAACAATTTCCTCGCGGACGGCGGCGACAACTTCACCGTCTTCGCCCAGGGCACGAATCGCCTGGGCGGCGACGTGGACCTCGACGCCTTCCAGAACTACCTGCGCGGCAGGGAAGTTACCCCGCCGCCGCTGGGCCGCATCACCCGCCTGAACTGAGGCGCGGGCAAGGCAGTGGGGGAGAGGTGCGGTGGCCTCTCCCCCTCACCGTTTCGCCTTCCCGGTCAGCGGCTGGCGGGCGCGGCGCTCAGCACGGCGTCCACGGTCTTCAGGGCCGCGTCCACCGTCTGCCGGACGAGCGCGGGGTCGAGCACGGTGTCGCCCGGCTGGTGGTAGTTGGGGTCGATGCCCGTGTGGAAGAAGAGGGTCGCCACCCCCGCCTGCGCGAAGGAGGCGTGGTCGCTCCCGCCGCCCCCGCCCGAGAAGGAGCGCAGGGCGGGGTTCGCCTCCCGCGCGGCGTTCACGAGCGCGTCGTCGCCGCTCACGCCGAGGGGGTCGACGTTCACGCCCACCATGTCGAAGTTGAACATGGCCCGCAAGCCCCCCACCAGGGCCGCGTTGTCCTTCACGAAGGCGCGCGAGCCGCGCAAGCCGTCCTCCTCGCCGTCGAAGAGGACGAAATAGCTGCGGGCGGCGAGCGGCGTGTTCACCGCGCGGCGCGCGAGGTCGAGCACCGCGAGCGTGCCCGAGAGGTTGTCGTTCGCGCCCGGCGCCCCGGCCACCGAGTCCATGTGGGCGCCGAAGAGCAGCTCGGGCCGCGTCACCCCCGTCTTGAAGGCGACCACGTTCACGCCGCGCACGTCGCCCTGGCGCACCCGCACCGCGAGCGTGACCGGCTGCCCCGCGCGCAGGCCCGCCCCGGTGGCCGCCGAGACCCCCAGCACGGGCAGCTCCACCCGCTCGCCGAGGGTGCCCCCGCGCAGCTCCCCGTCCGCGTTGTTCACGACGATCAGGCCCCGCGCCCCCGCCGCCAGGGCGTTCCGGGCCTTCTGCGCGAAGGGAATCTGCCCGCGCCGCACCACGGCGACCTTGCCCCGCACGTCCGCTCCCCGGAACTCCTCGGGGGTGCCGACACCGGGCACGAGGGCGACGGGCGCGCTGACCTCCCCGCCCGCGCTCCCCTGGAGGGCAACTCCCCGCAGGGTCCGCTCGCCCACCCGCACGTCCGAGCCGAGGTCGTCGAAGCGCGGGTAGGAAAAGGCCTCGCGGCGGGTGGTGTACCCCAGGGCGCGGAACTGCCCTTCCAGGTACGTGCGGGCCTGCTCGTTCGCCGGAGTGCCCGTCACCCGGGGGCCGAACTTCAAGACGGCGGAGAAGTCGTTCTCGATGGAGGCCAGAGCCGTCGAACCCAACAACAACGCGCCCAACACGGCGCGCACTCCCAATTGACGCATGGGGACAGGAGAGCACGGGCGGGGATGAGTTGACCCCCGGAGACATGAGATTGTGCGGGCTGAGCGCAGGGTGTGTGGCCTGCGCTACGACTGTCTGGGCGCCATCTCACGGCGAAGGCTGACCGGACCATGTGCCACACCTTAAGCACGCCTTAACCCACTCTCCGCCTGACCTCACGGCCCTGCACACTACGGACATGACGGGCAAGGGGAAGGCCGCCGGGGGAGAGGGGACGCCGACATCACCGGGGGAGTCCGGCACGGTGATCGTGACGGGCGCGGCGCGGGGGATCGGGCGGGCGGTCGCGGAGCTGTACGCCGAGCGGGGGCACCGGGTGCTGAGCGTGGACCTGGGCATGCCCCCGGTGCTGCGCGGGCAGCCGCGGGTGCGGGCGGACGTGAGCACCGCCGCCGGGCGCGAGCGCATCCTGCGGGCGGCGCGGCCCCTGGGCGCCGTGGGGGTGCTCGTGAACAACGCCGCGTACCAGGGCGCACACGGCGGCGTACTGGAGGTCAGCGAGCGCGGCTGGATGCGCGCTCTGGGCGTGAACCTCACCGCGCCGCTGCTCCTCACGCGCACCCTCTTCGACCTGATGGGGCCGGGGAGCGCGGTGGTGAACGTCGCTTCCGTGCAGGGCCTCTTCGCCGAGCAGAACAACGCCGCCTATAACGCCAGCAAGGGCGGGCTGGTCAACCTCACCCGCGCGATGGCCCTCGACCTCGCCCCGCGCGGCGTGCGGGTCAATGCCGTCGCCCCCGGCGCCATCGCCACGGAAGGCGTCATGCAGGCCATCCACGGCAGCGAGAACCCGGAGCAGACCCGCCGCGACTACGAGGACCTCCACGCCCTGCGCCGCCTCGGCGAGCCGCGCGAGGTCGCCCGGGCGATCTACTTCCTGGGCAGCCCCGAGTCGAGCTTCGTGACGGGCGCGATCCTGACCGTGGACGGCGGCATGACGGCGAGTTTCATGATGGCGGGGAGGCCGGTGTAGGGACGCTGAAGGTCGGCTTTGGTGCCTGTCCACGCCATTAAGTAGGATCAAGACGATATGAGTTTCGATCTGGCAGTGTGGCACTCGCCCATCCCTAAGAGCAGTCGTGAAGCGCAGACGATTTATGAGCAGCTCTGCGAGGGGGATTCGCAAGTCGATACCCTCCCTGAGCATGGGGTTGCCGGATTCTTGAGCGACATTTTCAGGACTTATCCCGCCCTGGAGGATTTAGCCGAGAAGGATCTTGACGACCCGAAGAAGGCGGTGTGGTCCGTAACACCGCAGGTCACAAGGGGAGGAGTCGTCTTTTCGATTCGATGGTCGGTCGCAGACGTTGTGGCTGATTTGATAGAGGAGCGGGCTTACCGATGGGGCTTGGTGGTCTACGACCCACAGGAAAAATATATAGTAATTCCGAATCGAGCCTAAATTTGTTCTAGGACATTCACTACAAAAATACTGTCACGCTGAGCATAGCGAGGCATCTCTAACCTGCCGACCGAGACCCTTCACTTCGTTCAGGGTGACACTTCTTCCGTCAAATGCTCTAAAACCCAATCGGCTCCTACAACCTCCGCTCCCGTCCCCAGCCGAGCAGCCCGACGATCAGCGTGAAGGCGATCAGGGCGAGGGCGGGGATGGTGAGGACCGAATTGAGGTTGGCGAGCGGCCCTCCCCACACCGGCCAGTGGACATTACAGGGCACGGAGGAAGCGGCGCTGCACACGCGCAGGGTCTCGATCACGCCCCAGTCTTCCAGGTTGTGCACGAGGGCGACGAGCCAGCCGAGCACGGCGAGGGGCACCGCGTAGGCCCGGATGCTCAGGTCGCCGCGCAGGGCCGCGATGCCCAGCAGCAGGGCGAGAGGGTACATGGCGACGCGCTGAAACCAGCACAGGACGCACGGCGCGAAGCCGCGCACCTCGCTGAAGTACAGGCTGCCCAGGGTGGCGGCGAGCGCCACGACCCAGGCAAGGTAAAGGCGGTTGTCGCGGGTCACGCCCGACCCTTACTGGAGGGCGGCGTCGATGGCGGCCCCGACGGTCGCCGCGTCGTAGCTCGGGAGGAGCTTGCCGTTCACGTAGATGCTGGGCGTGCCGCCGACTCCGGCCTCGCGCGCCTGCCGCTCGTCGGCGTCCACGGCGGCGGCGGTCTCGTCGTTGTCGAGACAGGTGTTGAAGCGGGCCTGATCGATGCCCTCGACGCTTCCGGCCAGCTCCTTGAGGCGGGCCTTGGTGGCCCAGACCTGACTTTCCGGACCCTGCGCGCGGAAGATGATCTGCCGCATCCGCTCGTGGGCCTCGCTGCCCCCCTGCACAAAAGCGCACTCGGCGGCCTGCGCGGCGAGCTTGCTGTCGTCCACCGGCAGGCGGGCCGCCTCGGCCAGGAAGGGGAAATTCAGCGAGACGAGCTTCGCCTTCCCGGTGTCGAGGTACTGCGAGCGAATCTGGGGCATGAACTCCTCCTCGAAGCGCTTGCAGTTGGGGCACTTGAAATCCTCGAACACCACCAGGGTGACGGGCGCGTCCTCCCGCCCGAGCACGGGCTGGCCCGTCAGGTCGAACCTGACCGTCTGCCCCTCCCCGGCGCTGGGCCTGCCGCGCACCGCGAACAGCGCGAGCGCGATGAGGACGGCGGCGATCAGCGTGCCGATCACGAGCACCGTGCGGCCCTGGTTGTTGCCCTGGAGTCTGGTCACCCCGGCAGTGTACCGCCGGCCCCCGTTAGAAATCCGGGCGCACGGGCTGGACTTCGCCGCCGGGGGGGAAAGCCCCGACCTCCTGTGTGCCGCGTCCCCGCGGCCCGCGGCGAGCGCGGTGAGGGCGCACGGCGAGGTCCCCGTGGGCCAGGCCGCCGGAGTTGAGCGTGGGCCGCGGGGGGTCACCCGCCCGCTGAAGGGCTGAGCCAGGGCGAAGGGGCCGGAGCGTTTCCACCCCGGCCCCTCCGGTCGGCCCCACCCCTGAGGCGAGCCTCAGCCGTGCCGCCCCGACTCCCGGTGGCTCCCCGGCAGGCCGACCTGCCCGTCCTCGGGCGCGGCGGTCACCGTGATGACCTCGGTGGCCGTCGTCACCGTCAGCGGCTCGGGCGAGGCCGGGGGGACGGGGGCCGCGCCCGCCGCGGGAACGGGCGTGGCAGGGGCCGACGCCAGCGCCGCGCGCCTCGCCCGTCTGCGCGCCGCGTACCGCCACGCCACCCCGACGAGCTGGCGCACGAAGCTGAAGGCCAGCCCGGCGAGCATGGCGGTCAGCGCCGTGCGCTGGAAGGTCGCGTTGGCGGGCAGGGTCAGCTCCGGGTCGAGCTTCGTGCCGTACCGCCCCACCGCCAGCAGCGGTAGCGCGAAGACGGCGGCGGCGAAGGGCAGCACGAAGGCCCCCCCCGAATGCTTCACGAGCAGCAGCGCGAGCAGGGCCCCGCCCACCAGCGGCACGATCACCGTCCACTGCGAGGTCAGCAGGCCCGGGACGAAAAACGGCAGCCCCCCCAGCGCGGCCCCCAGATAGCCGAACCACCCGCCGAACTCGTCCGCCAGGATGGTCAGCCCCACCCAGAAGAGCAGCCGCATGGGCCAGTCGGTCGGCGGCCAGGTCCACAGCAGGTACGCCAGCGCCGCCACTGCCGCGCAGCCACCGAGCAGCCGCAGTACGGTCCAGACCGGCGACACCCGCGCGGGGCCCGGGTTGAGGCGGGCCCGCCGTTTCGGTCGCGCCGGGGAGGCCGTCCCCGTCACGCGCCCACCGCCTTCTTCGCGCGGGGCTTCTTGTCGGGCACGGCGAGGGCGAGCTCCGCGTTCTCGGGCGCCTCGGCGGGCACGATGCCCGGCACCCGGCGCAGGTACTCGCCCGTGTGGCTCGTGGGGTGGGCGGCCATCTGCTCGGGCGTCCCCGTCGCCACCACCGTCCCGCCCCGGATGCCGCCCTCCGGCCCCAGGTCGATGAGGTGGTCGGCGCACTTCATCACGTCGAGGTTGTGCTCGATCACCAGCAGGGTGTTGCCGCCCTCCACCAGCCGTTGCAGCACCTCCATCAGCTTGCGAACGTCCTCGAAGTGCAGCCCCGTCGTCGGCTCGTCGAGGATGTAGATCGTCTTCCCGGTCGCCCGCTTGCTGAGTTCCGTGGCGAGCTTGATGCGCTGCGCCTCGCCGCCGGAGAGCGTGGTCGAGGGCTGCCCGATCCGCATGTAGCCCAGCCCCACGTCGCACAGCAGCGTCATCTTGCGCTCGATGCCGGGGATGTTCTCGAAAAAGGCGCGGGCGTCCTCCACCGTCAGGTCGAGCACCTCGGAGATCGTCTTGCCGTTGTACTTGACCTCCAGCGTCTCGCGGTTGTAGCGCGCCCCCTTGCAGACCTCGCACGGCACGTAGATGTCGGGGAGGAAATTCATCTCGATCTTCATCACCCCGTCGCCCTTGCAGTGCTCGCAGCGTCCGCCCTTGACGTTGAAGGAGAAACGACCCGACTGGTAGCCGCGCCTCCGCGCTTCCGGCGTCCGGGTGAAGAGGTCGCGGATCTCGGTGAAGACGCCCGTGTACGTCGCCGGGTTGCTCCTCGGCGTCCGCCCGATGGGGCTCTGGTCGATCTCGATCACCTTGTCGAGGTGCTCCATCCCCTCGATGCGGTCGTAGCGCCCTGGCGTCGTCTTCGCCCGGTTGAGCTCGCGGGCGAGGGTCGCGTGCAGGATGTCGTGGATCAGCGTGGACTTGCCCGACCCCGAAGGCCCAGTCACGACCGTCATCGTCCCCAGCGGGATGTCGATGCTCACGTTCCTGAGGTTGTGCTCGCGGGCGCCGATCACCTTGAGCCGCTTGCCGTTCCCGCGCCTGCGGGTGGCGGGCACCTCGATCTTCAGCTCGCCGCGCAGGTACTTGCCCGTCAGGCTGCCCTCGTTCTCCCGCACCTGCTCAGGTGTCCCGACCGCCACGATCTCGCCGCCGTGCACGCCCGCGCCCGGCCCCATGTCCACGAGATAATCCGCCTCCAGCATGGTGTCCTCGTCGTGCTCGACGACGATCAGGGTGTTGCCCAGGTCGCGCAGGTTCTTCAGCGTGCCGATCAGGCGCCCGTTGTCCTTGGGGTGCAGGCCGATGGAGGGCTCGTCGAGGACGTACAGCACACCCGTCAGCCCCGAGCCGACCTGCGTGGCGAGGCGGATGCGCTGCGCCTCCCCGCCCGAGAGGGTGTTCGCCGTGCGGTCGAGGCTGAGGTAATCGAGCCCCACGTCCACCAGGAACCTCAACCGGGTGCGGATCGCCCGCAGGATCGGTTCCCCGACCGCCGCCCCGAACTCGTTCAGGCCGTACTCGTAGCGCCGGGGCGGGTGCGCCCTCGCCGTGCCGCCGAGGTGCCCGTGGAGGTGGGGCTCGATGGCCGCGTGGTCGAGAGCGCCCGCCTGGAGGCCCTGGAAGAAGGCGTCCGACTCCAGCACGCTCATGCCGCTCGCCTGCGAGATGTTCAGGCCGCCCACCCGCACCGCCAGGATCTCGGGCTTGTACCGGGTGCCGTCGCAGGTCGGGCAGGGGCGCAGCTCCATCATCTCCTCGAGCTTCTCGCGCATGAACTCCGACTCGGTGTCGGCAAATCTCCGCTCCAGGTTGGGCAGGACGCCCTCGAACTCGGTCGTGAAGCGCATCGTCTCCTTGCCGCCCCGCCGGTAGATCACCTCGAAGGGCTCGCCCGGCCCGTGCAGGATCGCGTGCTTGGCCTTCTCGGGCAGGTCGCGCCACGGCGTCTTGAGGTCGAACTCCAGGTGCTCGGCGAGCGCCTTGAGCTTGTCCCAGTAGTACACGCCGCCGCCCGTGCCCTTCTTGCTCCAGGGGAGGATCGCCCCCTCCGCGACGCTCAGGTTCTCGTCCACCACCAGGTCCGGCGAGAACTCCTGCTTGCTCCCCAGCCCCGCGCAGTCGCCGCACGCGCCGTAGGGGTTGTTGAAGGAAAAGGAGCGCGGTTCGAGTTCCTCCAGCACGCTGCCGTGCTCCGGGCAGGCGAACTTCTCGGAAAAGAGTTCTTCCAGCGGTGTGCCCCCCTCGCCCGCGTCGGGCATCAGGACGCGCAGCAGCCCCTCGCCCCGCCGCAGCCCGAGTTCCACGCTCTCCGCGATGCGGCTGCGGTCGGACTCGCGCAGGGTCACTCGGTCCACCACCACGTCCACGTCGTGCTTCTCGAACTTCTCCAGCTTGAGCTTCTCGGCCTCCTCCAGCTCGTAGAGGGTGCCGTCCACCCGCACGCGCGCGAAGCCCTCGCGCCGCAGGTCAGCGAGCAGCTTGCGGTACTCGCCCTTGCGCCCACGCACGACCGGGGCGAGGAGGATCGCGCGCGTGTCCCCGAACTGCGCGAGCAATCGGTCCGTGATCTCGCTCGGCGACTGCTTCTCGATCTTGCGCCCGCAGACCGGGCAGTACGGGGTGCCCACCCGCGCGTACAGCAGGCGCAGATAGTCGTGTATCTCGGTGACGGTGCCGACCGTGCTCCTGGGGTTGTGGCTCGTCGTCTTCTGGTCGATGGAGATGGCGGGCGAGAGCCCCTCGATGGCCTCCACGTCGGGCTTTTCCATCAGGCCGAGGAACTGGCGGGCGTAGGCGCTTAAGCTCTCGACGTAGCGCCGCTGGCCCTCGGCGTAGATCGTGTCGAAGGCGAGCGTGCTCTTGCCGCTGCCCGACACGCCCGTGATCACCACGAACTTGTCGCGCGGCAGCTCGACCGTCACGTTCTTGAGGTTGTGCTCCCGCGCCCCGCGCACCACTAGGTTCTGGTTCTGCAAACTCAGGCTCCTTTGAGGGCGGCGCCGTGTCGGTGGGGCTAAATCCACCTTCCGCTCGCCGCGAGGGGTTCTGTTGACCGCGTAAGGACCGGGGGCCCCTTCGCTCTGAAACAGGCCATTCTAACACCCCGGAAGGGGTGGGCGTGCGGCTGGGAGACGGGAGGGGCGGGCACGACCTTAACCGTGGCCTCCGCCTCTTTCGCGGAGAACCAGGCTGGAGGAGAGAGGCGGCCATGCCGAACCGCCCCAACCGAATGTTCCGACACTACCGGGTGGGCACCTTGATCCGGCCCGCGATGATTCCAGCCTTGACGGCCTCAATGCGCAGGACCTGGGCGGGGGAGATCAGGGCGCGGTTGTACCGGTCCACCGCGTACCCGACGCCACCCTCCCTGAGTCCGAGACGGCGCACGCCCCCCTTGAATTCGCCGTCCCGGACCTCCCGGATCAGGGCATACACGGCGTTGTCCGCCCGCTTCATCATCGAGGTCAGGCCGTGGTTGAGGGTGGCGGGGTTCCGGTCGAAGTCGCCCTGCGGGTTCTGGTTGCGGTCCACGCCGATGAAGAAGAGGGGCCGGGTGTCGTCCGCGCAGGCCCTCTGGTAAGCGGCGCTTTTGGGCACGCGGGCGAAGTTGTTCGACTTGAATCTCGCGCCCGCCGGGAGGTCCGCCGCCCGGAGGCACTGGGTCTGCCGCACGTAGTCGATGACCCCGTTCCCACTCGCCCCCGCCGCCGTGAAGAGGATGTCCGCCCCCCGGGCCCGCAGGGAGGCCGCGACCTCCTTCGCCTTGCCGGGGTTGGTCCAGGCGTCGGGGGTGGTGCCCAGATACTGCGTGACGACGCGCGCTCCCGGGTAGGCCGCCCTCACGCCCGCCGTGTACCCGGCCTCGAAGCGGTGGACCGCCGGCACGTCCATGCCGCCCACGAAGCCCACGACGCCCGTGCTGGTGTTCAGCCCGGCGAGGTACCCCACCAGGTAGCTGCCCTGCTCGTCGGCGAAGGTCAGGCTGGCGACGTTCGGGGCGGGGCTCACGTCGTCCACCAGACCGAAGTGCAACTCCGGGTTCTCCCGGGCGACCTGGGTGACCGAGGCGTTGCTGACCGTGCCCAGCCCGACGGTGAGGTCAAAGCCCTCGCGTGCGAAGGCGCGGATGCCCCCCACGACCTGGCTGGGGTCCCCGGCCTCGAAGTCCTTGACCTGCACGCCCAGAGTTCTGGCGGCCCGCTGGCCCCCCTCGTAGGCGGCCTGGTTGAAGCTTCCGTCGAACTTGCCCCCCGCGTGGAAGGCCATGCCCACCCGCACGGTGTCCTGCGCGAGGGTGAGGGGCGAGGCGGCGAGGGCGGTGGTAACGGCCAGCGTCAGCGTCAGCAATCTTTTCATTCGGTGTCCTCGGTCCGTAGGAAAGTCGGGGGCTCTCGGTCTCGTTCGAGCCTTGGCCGGAGTGTAGGGGAGGCCCGGTCAACGCAAAGATGGAGGGCGCCGGGAGCGTGTGACGGACGAAGAGGCTCGCCCGCCGCCCCACGTCGCAGCGCATCAGCATGGTCATCTGGAGCGCCAGCGAAACATCCCCAGATGTTGGGACCCTGCGCTTTGCCCAGGGTGACAGGCTTTGTGGACCCCGCCCCGGAGCGTTTGACGGAAGAATGGGTCCCCTGACTTGGAAAGGTGCGAAGCAGAGTGCGGCGAAGGGCTCAGCCTGACGGCGTTGCCGGGTCACACGCTCCGGGGCCGCCTGATGAACAGGCGCCGGGAGCGTCTCAAGCCTTCCCCTTCCTGGCGGGGTGTTTCGCCTGGGCCCTGGGCGGGGGAGACGGCCTCCGGCCCCCCAACGAGAGCCACCCCGGCCCGCCCAGCGCCACCGCCGCACAGCCGACGAGCAGCAGCAGGGGCAGTTCCACCCCGCGCGGCGCGAAAAACCCGCCCTCCCGGTGGACGAACCAGATCGCCGCCAGCATCTGGGCCCCCAGGGCCGCCGCGATGGGCCGAGCGCCGAGCCCGAGCACGATGAGCACCCCACCTGCGAGTTCCAGCACGGCGACGAGCGGGGCGGTGAGGAGGGGGAGGGGCACCCCCCAGCCTCCGAACTGTGCGGTGACCGCCTCCAGCCCCGTCCCGAAAATCTTGTCGGCCCCGTGCCAAGCAAAGACCACGCCGACGCCCGCGCGCACCAGGGCGAGCGCGACCTCGGGCTGGCGGTTCATGGGGGGCAGTCTACCCCTCCCCACAAAGCAAGAAGAGAGGCGAGCCGCGTGGGCCCGCCTCCCTGAAGGGGACGTCCGGGTTACTTCGTGGGCACCTTGATCCGGCCCGCGATGATGCCAGCCTTGGCGGCCTCGACGCGGGCGACCTGAGCGCTGGGGATCAGGGCGCGGTTGTACTGGTCGACCGCGTAGCCCACGCCGCCTTCCTTGAGGCCGAATCGGCGCTCACCGCCCCGGAAGCGGTTGTTCTTCACGTCGTTGATCAGCGAGTACACGGCGTTGTCCACCCGCTTGAGCATGGAGGTCAGGCCGTGGTTCATGGTGGCGGGGTTCTTGTCGAAGTCGCCGAGGTAGTTCTGGTTGGAGTCCACGCCGATGAAGAACATCGGGCGGGTGTTGGCCGCGCACGCCTGACGGTAGGAGGCGCTCTTCGCGACATTGGCGAAGTTGTTCGAGGCAAAGCGCACGCCGCTCGGAAGCTGGTTGGCCTTGAGGCACTGGGTCTGCCGCACGTAGTCGATCACGCCGTTGCCGCTCGCCCCCGCCGCCGCGAAGAGGATGTCCGCGCCCCGGGCGCGCATGGAGGCCGCGATCTCCTTGGCCTTGCCGGGGTTGTTCCAGGCTTCCGGCGTGGTGCCGACGTACTGGGCGATCACGCGGGCGCGGGGGTTGGCGGCCTTGACGCCCGCCGTGTACCCGGCCTCGAACTTGTGGA
Encoded here:
- a CDS encoding BMP family lipoprotein, which produces MKKFLTLALALTTTLAASPLGQAQGALRVGMAYDAGGKFDRSFNQSAYEGGARAVKNLGVQLKDFEPGDPSQVIQGIRSFANEGFDLTVGVGFANNASITQVAKENPDLYFGLVDDVSPQKNVASLVFAEQEGSYLVGYLAGLNSSTGVVGFVGGMDIPLIHKFEAGYTAGVKAANPRARVIAQYVGTTPEAWNNPGKAKEIAASMRARGADILFAAAGASGNGVIDYVRQTQCLKANQLPSGVRFASNNFANVAKSASYRQACAANTRPMFFIGVDSNQNYLGDFDKNPATMNHGLTSMLKRVDNAVYSLINDVKNNRFRGGERRFGLKEGGVGYAVDQYNRALIPSAQVARVEAAKAGIIAGRIKVPTK